The following are encoded together in the Clostridium sp. BJN0013 genome:
- a CDS encoding AAA family ATPase, producing MDRELSKEKIIYNFRLYDTDFVHKNKDDINKTFRFIPEYKEVYEKIDMALKINKEGYNIYLVDDFSRDKLENIMEFIKSTIENKSPLQDICYVVVKDIKKPKVLFLTAGKGKKLKLMLKKVQKKYFECTYEFYNGSSYSEKEVLVEELQKKRSRLINKILEISQKEGFTLKVSENGFNFIPLKQNGEMMNESEYEMLGMKEKENIINKVNILKTSSEEVLEELKNIELGQIEKIKFIINSYYEKETEEIKKECLKLFKEDNEALEFLGQVCNNIENEIKDIYSISYEDDKDNISKIIYKYSVNVLVDNSENEEPPIIFEEDPNLNNLLGSVEYENINGTYTTGVNLIRPGSLLKANGGCLILRVSSLLNNKSAYYYLEKSIISGKIDLNYDRGYLELLSLGGLKPEPIKFSEKIILIGDYNTYDLLYSYDEDFKKIFKIRVEYNALLNINKETKISFLGRLFSICRNNKLHDVDEEGIKELAKFLSRKAENRDKLFMDDYELERILMISDNRVIKEGRKIITGTDIINTAYEEELIEKRVIDMYRGGQIFINVTGKVIGQINGLSIINTGYFSFGKPIKITCTCLKGNGDIIDVQKESDLSGKIHNKAINILKGYIKRLTGGYDKISVDFYLSFEQVYGQIDGDSASVAEIISMISSLTKIGIKQNIAVTGSINQFGEIQPIGGVNEKIEGFFKVCKILESTKGKGVLIPNSNIKSLALKNHVEKEIEKGNFHIYCMSNLKDAVEILMERDYNTVIHTAKRELKKYSSNR from the coding sequence ATGGATAGGGAGTTGTCTAAAGAAAAAATTATATATAATTTTAGATTATATGATACTGATTTTGTTCATAAGAATAAAGATGATATAAACAAAACATTTAGGTTTATACCTGAATATAAAGAAGTATATGAAAAGATTGACATGGCATTAAAAATAAATAAAGAAGGATACAATATATATCTTGTAGATGATTTTTCCAGAGATAAACTTGAGAATATTATGGAGTTTATAAAAAGTACTATAGAAAATAAAAGTCCTTTGCAAGATATATGTTATGTGGTAGTAAAAGATATAAAAAAGCCCAAAGTATTATTTTTAACTGCAGGTAAAGGAAAAAAATTAAAACTTATGTTAAAAAAGGTGCAAAAAAAGTATTTTGAATGTACCTATGAATTTTATAATGGTTCTTCTTATTCAGAAAAAGAAGTCTTGGTAGAGGAACTCCAGAAAAAAAGAAGCAGATTAATAAATAAAATTTTGGAAATATCTCAAAAGGAAGGATTCACCTTAAAGGTCAGTGAAAATGGTTTTAATTTTATTCCTTTGAAACAAAATGGGGAAATGATGAACGAAAGTGAATATGAAATGTTAGGAATGAAAGAAAAAGAAAATATAATAAATAAGGTAAATATACTAAAAACTAGTTCAGAAGAAGTACTGGAAGAATTAAAGAATATAGAACTTGGTCAAATTGAAAAAATTAAATTTATTATAAATAGCTATTATGAAAAAGAAACAGAAGAGATAAAAAAAGAGTGTTTAAAATTATTTAAAGAAGATAATGAAGCTTTAGAATTTCTAGGTCAGGTATGCAATAATATAGAAAATGAAATAAAGGATATATATTCTATAAGCTATGAAGATGATAAGGATAATATATCAAAGATAATTTATAAATATTCGGTAAATGTACTGGTGGATAATAGCGAAAATGAGGAACCACCTATAATTTTTGAAGAGGATCCAAATTTAAATAATTTACTTGGAAGTGTGGAATATGAAAATATAAATGGAACCTATACTACAGGGGTAAATCTTATAAGGCCAGGGTCTCTTTTAAAGGCAAACGGAGGCTGCTTAATACTCAGGGTAAGCAGCCTTTTAAACAATAAATCAGCTTATTACTATTTAGAAAAATCTATTATAAGCGGTAAAATTGATCTAAACTATGATAGGGGATATTTGGAATTATTATCTTTAGGTGGATTAAAACCAGAACCTATAAAATTTAGTGAAAAAATAATACTCATAGGAGATTATAATACCTATGATTTATTATATAGTTACGATGAAGATTTCAAAAAGATATTTAAAATCAGGGTAGAATATAATGCCCTTTTAAATATTAATAAAGAAACAAAAATATCTTTTTTAGGAAGATTGTTTTCCATATGCAGAAATAATAAACTTCATGATGTGGATGAGGAGGGTATAAAAGAGCTGGCAAAATTTTTGTCAAGAAAAGCTGAAAATAGAGATAAATTGTTTATGGATGATTATGAATTGGAAAGAATTCTAATGATTTCAGATAATAGGGTGATAAAAGAAGGAAGAAAAATTATAACTGGAACAGATATTATAAATACGGCCTATGAGGAAGAATTAATAGAAAAGCGAGTTATAGATATGTATAGAGGAGGACAGATATTTATAAATGTAACTGGGAAAGTGATAGGACAGATAAATGGTTTGTCTATTATTAACACAGGATATTTTAGCTTTGGTAAACCTATAAAAATAACGTGTACTTGTTTAAAAGGTAATGGAGATATTATAGATGTACAAAAGGAAAGTGATTTAAGTGGTAAAATTCACAATAAAGCTATAAATATTCTTAAAGGCTATATAAAAAGATTAACTGGAGGTTATGATAAAATTTCTGTGGATTTTTATTTGAGCTTCGAACAAGTATATGGACAAATAGATGGAGATAGTGCTTCTGTAGCTGAAATAATAAGTATGATATCTTCACTTACTAAAATAGGAATAAAACAAAATATAGCAGTAACAGGATCCATAAATCAGTTTGGAGAAATTCAACCTATAGGAGGAGTAAATGAAAAAATAGAAGGTTTTTTTAAAGTATGCAAAATATTAGAAAGTACTAAGGGGAAGGGAGTGCTTATTCCAAACTCCAACATTAAAAGTCTGGCCTTGAAAAATCATGTGGAAAAAGAAATAGAAAAAGGTAATTTTCATATTTATTGTATGTCTAATTTGAAGGATGCAGTGGAAATCCTTATGGAAAGAGATTATAATACTGTAATTCATACAGCCAAAAGAGAACTTAAAAAATATTCTTCAAATAGATAA
- a CDS encoding calcium-translocating P-type ATPase, PMCA-type: MVDERELENGLTQGEAERRLKKYGANVLENKKRISSIKIFFSQFNDFITWILIVATIISGFIGEKADAITILIIVIMNAILGFVQEFKTEKSLEALKELASPTSKVIRNGKLKVINAKELVIGDVVLLETGDKVPADCILISEGNFMVDESILTGESLGVEKSISGKNNSIYMGTIVVKGKAKAKVIATGMDTEMGKIAGMLQNIEKERSPLKEKLSSLGKVLVVICIVICVMVTLTGMWRGQDKYEMFLVGVSLAVAAIPEGLTAIVTVALALGVSRMLKRNALVRKLPAVETLGCTSIICSDKTGTLTENKMTVKALYFNGKVHKSEKSSLPENILMKKAFTYCNDSNFDPKKKNISEALMGDPTETALIKAFFKEGKSLKDFLDKAKRIYDIPFDSDRKMMSVIVKEGLKKVCYVKGAPERVINKCKYILDKGQIKLFTSIEKNRALKSVENMSFDALRCIACAYKDKEVYANRSLENNLIFIGVAGIIDPPRSEAKDAVLKCKLAGIRPVMITGDHKNTAFAIGKELNICKSQSEVITGEELDKLSDKQLSGKVNDISIFARVNPGHKLRIVKAFKSKNNIVAMTGDGVNDAPAVKEADIGICMGISGTDVTKEASSMILLDDNFTTIVSAVEEGRVIYNNIRKFIRYLLSCNLGEVLTMFLTSLFYLDTPLLPIQILMVNLATDGLPAIALGVDPPQGDIMRDKPRAKDESIFARGLSEKIIVRGALIGVCTVLAFVIGLYLGFGLKTSRTIALCTLIISQLIHVFECRSENHSLFEISLFTNIYLLGAVATSIFMLLCILYMPFLQGVFHTSPLGIAQWLIVLFFSGIIAFINGIYLYFK; this comes from the coding sequence TTGGTAGATGAGAGAGAATTAGAAAATGGATTAACTCAAGGGGAAGCAGAGAGAAGACTTAAAAAGTATGGTGCCAATGTACTAGAAAATAAAAAAAGAATATCCTCAATAAAAATATTTTTTTCCCAATTTAATGATTTTATAACATGGATTCTTATAGTAGCTACTATAATATCTGGATTTATAGGAGAGAAAGCAGATGCAATAACCATACTTATTATTGTAATTATGAATGCCATATTAGGGTTTGTGCAGGAATTTAAAACAGAGAAGTCCTTAGAAGCATTAAAAGAATTGGCTTCTCCTACATCAAAAGTGATTAGAAATGGTAAATTAAAGGTTATAAATGCCAAGGAGTTGGTTATAGGAGACGTAGTATTGTTGGAAACAGGAGATAAAGTACCTGCAGATTGTATTTTAATATCTGAAGGGAATTTTATGGTAGATGAATCTATTTTGACAGGAGAATCCTTAGGGGTAGAAAAAAGTATTTCAGGTAAAAATAATTCTATATATATGGGTACTATAGTTGTTAAAGGAAAGGCTAAAGCCAAGGTGATAGCAACTGGTATGGATACAGAGATGGGAAAGATAGCAGGTATGCTTCAGAATATTGAAAAAGAGAGATCACCTCTTAAGGAAAAACTTTCCTCTTTAGGAAAAGTACTAGTTGTAATATGTATCGTCATATGTGTTATGGTGACTTTAACTGGTATGTGGAGAGGGCAGGATAAATATGAGATGTTTTTAGTAGGAGTGAGTTTAGCTGTAGCAGCTATTCCAGAAGGTCTTACAGCTATAGTCACAGTGGCACTTGCCCTTGGAGTATCCAGGATGTTAAAAAGAAATGCTCTAGTGAGAAAATTGCCTGCAGTAGAGACATTAGGATGTACTTCTATAATTTGTAGTGACAAGACAGGAACTCTTACTGAAAATAAAATGACTGTTAAAGCTTTATATTTTAATGGAAAAGTACACAAGTCAGAAAAAAGTAGTTTGCCGGAAAATATTCTTATGAAAAAAGCTTTTACATATTGTAATGACTCTAATTTTGATCCTAAGAAAAAAAATATTTCAGAGGCACTTATGGGAGATCCTACGGAAACGGCTCTTATAAAAGCTTTTTTTAAAGAAGGTAAATCTTTAAAGGATTTTCTAGATAAGGCTAAAAGGATTTATGACATACCTTTTGATTCAGATAGAAAAATGATGTCTGTTATAGTGAAGGAAGGTTTAAAGAAGGTATGTTATGTAAAAGGAGCACCAGAGAGGGTAATAAATAAATGCAAATATATACTAGATAAGGGACAAATAAAACTCTTTACATCCATTGAAAAAAATAGGGCTTTAAAGTCAGTAGAAAATATGTCCTTTGATGCACTTAGATGTATAGCATGTGCCTATAAGGATAAAGAAGTTTATGCCAATAGATCTCTTGAAAATAATTTAATCTTTATAGGAGTGGCTGGAATTATAGATCCTCCTAGAAGTGAAGCAAAAGATGCTGTATTAAAATGTAAACTGGCAGGTATAAGACCAGTTATGATAACAGGAGATCATAAAAATACAGCTTTTGCCATAGGAAAAGAATTGAACATATGCAAAAGTCAATCGGAAGTTATAACAGGAGAAGAATTAGACAAGCTAAGCGATAAACAGCTTTCAGGTAAAGTAAATGATATATCTATATTTGCCAGAGTTAACCCAGGTCATAAATTGAGAATAGTTAAAGCTTTTAAATCTAAAAACAATATTGTTGCCATGACAGGGGACGGGGTAAATGATGCTCCAGCTGTGAAAGAGGCGGATATAGGAATTTGCATGGGTATTTCAGGAACAGATGTAACTAAAGAGGCATCTTCTATGATACTGCTGGATGATAACTTTACAACTATAGTATCTGCTGTGGAAGAGGGTAGGGTAATTTATAATAATATAAGAAAGTTTATAAGATATCTACTGTCCTGTAATCTAGGGGAAGTTTTAACTATGTTTTTAACTTCTTTGTTTTATTTAGATACTCCGCTGCTGCCTATACAAATATTAATGGTAAATTTAGCTACAGACGGGCTTCCTGCTATAGCTCTTGGCGTAGATCCACCACAGGGAGATATAATGAGAGATAAACCAAGAGCTAAAGATGAAAGCATATTTGCCAGAGGACTTAGTGAAAAGATAATTGTAAGAGGAGCATTAATTGGAGTTTGTACGGTACTTGCATTTGTAATAGGGCTTTATTTAGGATTTGGACTTAAAACTTCAAGAACTATAGCTCTTTGTACTCTTATAATATCACAGCTTATACATGTATTTGAATGCAGATCAGAAAATCACTCTTTATTTGAAATAAGTCTATTTACTAATATTTATCTTTTAGGTGCAGTAGCTACATCTATTTTTATGCTCTTATGTATACTCTATATGCCATTTCTTCAGGGAGTATTTCATACATCCCCATTAGGTATTGCACAGTGGCTTATAGTTCTATTCTTTTCTGGTATAATTGCATTTATTAATGGCATATATTTATATTTTAAATAA
- a CDS encoding putative manganese-dependent inorganic diphosphatase: MNDIIYITGHNNPDTDSICSSIAYAEFKNKTGLNAIPIRLGDINKETQFVLDYFNVKPQRLMTNVKAQISDLDIDSVNPISPQTSLKTAWSMISKTSVKTLPVVDEEDRLIGIASQSNVTSYYMDIWNANIIEKSGTTLENILDTLSAKCLNTFDENSTFNGKIIVAAMQPESMTAMIEEGDIVICGDRQDAQDEILNSKASLMIITGNHTVGEDIIKKADEMKCTIIVTPFDTFTTSRLIPQSIPVGYVMKKDDILSFKTYDFIDKVREVMLKTRYRSYPVVDSENRVVGNISRYHLISQNKKKVILVDHNEKAQSVQGLEDAEILEILDHHKIGDVKTGSPIYFRNEPVGSTGTIVASRFFENGIRPSQKIAGLLCAAIISDTLLFKSPTSTDLDKMMLKRLSAIASIDPEAFAKEMFKASSSLKGKTPQEILNEDFKTFNISDVKVGVGQVQIMDTEEFKCMRQDVLDFMELKSSEEEFGLIILMVTDILREGSELIAAGAQKDIVSKTFGVNLIDNGAYVPGILSRKKQVIPPLTAAMSS; the protein is encoded by the coding sequence ATGAACGACATTATATACATAACGGGACATAACAATCCAGATACGGATTCTATATGCTCTTCCATAGCTTATGCAGAATTCAAAAATAAAACAGGTTTAAATGCAATCCCCATAAGATTAGGAGATATAAATAAAGAAACTCAATTTGTACTGGATTACTTCAATGTTAAACCTCAAAGGTTAATGACAAATGTTAAAGCTCAAATTTCAGATTTGGATATTGATAGTGTAAACCCTATATCCCCACAGACATCTTTAAAAACCGCCTGGTCCATGATAAGTAAAACCAGTGTAAAGACTCTTCCTGTTGTAGATGAAGAGGATAGACTAATAGGTATTGCATCTCAATCAAATGTAACTTCTTATTATATGGACATATGGAATGCCAACATAATAGAAAAAAGTGGTACCACTCTTGAAAATATATTAGATACCCTTTCAGCTAAATGTTTAAATACTTTTGATGAAAACTCCACATTTAATGGAAAGATTATAGTTGCTGCTATGCAGCCCGAAAGTATGACTGCTATGATAGAAGAAGGGGATATAGTAATATGCGGTGATAGGCAGGATGCACAGGATGAAATACTAAATTCTAAAGCTTCCCTTATGATAATAACAGGCAACCATACTGTAGGTGAAGATATAATAAAAAAAGCAGATGAAATGAAATGTACAATTATAGTCACTCCTTTTGATACCTTTACTACTTCCAGATTGATTCCCCAAAGTATTCCTGTAGGGTATGTTATGAAAAAGGATGATATATTATCTTTTAAAACTTATGACTTCATAGATAAAGTAAGAGAGGTTATGTTAAAAACCAGATACAGGAGTTATCCTGTGGTAGACTCTGAAAACAGGGTTGTAGGAAATATTTCCAGATACCATTTAATATCACAAAACAAGAAAAAAGTAATACTAGTAGATCACAATGAAAAAGCTCAGTCCGTTCAAGGACTTGAGGATGCAGAAATTCTTGAAATACTAGATCACCATAAAATAGGTGATGTAAAAACCGGTTCTCCTATATACTTTAGAAATGAACCTGTAGGCTCTACGGGAACTATAGTAGCTTCAAGATTTTTTGAAAATGGAATAAGACCTTCTCAAAAAATTGCAGGACTTCTTTGTGCTGCTATAATTTCAGACACTTTACTATTTAAATCTCCCACTTCTACAGACTTAGATAAGATGATGCTAAAAAGATTATCAGCTATAGCCAGCATAGATCCTGAAGCTTTCGCAAAAGAAATGTTTAAAGCTTCTTCTTCTCTTAAAGGAAAGACCCCACAGGAAATATTAAATGAAGATTTTAAAACTTTTAATATTTCTGATGTCAAAGTAGGAGTCGGTCAGGTTCAAATTATGGATACTGAAGAATTCAAGTGCATGAGGCAGGATGTATTAGATTTTATGGAATTAAAATCTTCCGAAGAAGAATTCGGACTTATAATACTTATGGTAACAGATATATTAAGAGAAGGTTCTGAACTCATAGCTGCAGGTGCACAAAAAGACATTGTTTCTAAAACTTTTGGAGTAAATCTAATAGATAATGGGGCTTATGTACCAGGAATTTTATCAAGGAAAAAACAAGTTATACCACCTCTCACTGCAGCAATGTCTTCCTAA
- a CDS encoding flagellar brake protein, with amino-acid sequence MKCKVEFIINNRIEIDDGGEIYKSNIQDVSEEHIGISVPVCNHKYMSLQKGDRVEGIYYEGKNIYKFYTVVIGRKIEKILIIMLKKPEKVELFQRRNFVRVPLILDILCALIPVEKSLNNLNDQVEVFKACSLDMSGGGMKFAVDVSLKDKLKLGDKIIITLPLVNDRLDVKGKLVRIYENKENKKLICGVSFVELDRVSREKIIRGLFQIMREHIRKGAKQD; translated from the coding sequence ATGAAATGCAAAGTTGAGTTTATAATTAACAATAGAATTGAAATAGATGATGGTGGCGAAATATATAAAAGTAATATTCAGGATGTATCAGAAGAACATATAGGTATAAGTGTGCCAGTATGTAACCATAAGTATATGTCTCTCCAGAAGGGAGATAGAGTGGAGGGAATATACTATGAGGGAAAAAACATATATAAATTTTATACGGTGGTTATTGGACGTAAAATAGAGAAAATACTTATAATAATGTTAAAAAAACCGGAAAAAGTAGAACTTTTTCAAAGAAGAAATTTTGTAAGGGTACCCTTAATTTTAGATATATTATGTGCATTAATTCCTGTAGAAAAAAGTTTAAATAATTTAAATGATCAAGTAGAGGTATTTAAAGCATGCTCTTTAGATATGAGTGGTGGAGGAATGAAATTTGCTGTAGATGTCAGTTTAAAAGATAAATTAAAGCTGGGAGATAAAATTATTATAACACTTCCTCTTGTAAATGATAGATTGGATGTAAAAGGAAAATTGGTTAGAATTTATGAGAATAAAGAAAATAAAAAATTAATATGTGGAGTATCTTTTGTAGAATTGGATAGAGTAAGTAGGGAAAAAATAATAAGAGGACTGTTTCAAATAATGAGAGAACATATAAGAAAAGGTGCAAAGCAGGATTAA
- a CDS encoding flagellar basal-body rod protein FlgG, with protein sequence MLRAIWNSASAMNAQQEKLNSISNNMANVETVGYKKEVVNFQDLVYETLDRNGYPVNDEGQNTINGTGVRTTNWLRDTSQGSLKETGLKANMAIDGEGFFRITLQNGTQGYERAGDFNVDSNGELVDPDGNRLEVNLTEEGTNLMSSGVLLNNDNFTIDKKGQIYVNIDDNSVLYGKINVYNAVGQDSMVSIGDNLYLPAENVQITENQDANILQGYLEQSNVDLGREITDMILAQRAFSLGAKGLTTADEMWGLINNMKR encoded by the coding sequence ATGCTTAGAGCTATATGGAATAGTGCAAGTGCCATGAATGCCCAACAGGAAAAACTCAATAGCATATCTAATAACATGGCAAATGTAGAGACTGTTGGCTATAAAAAAGAGGTTGTGAATTTTCAGGATCTGGTATATGAAACTTTAGATAGAAATGGATATCCAGTTAATGATGAAGGGCAGAATACTATTAATGGTACTGGAGTTAGAACTACAAACTGGCTTAGAGATACTTCACAGGGCAGTCTTAAGGAAACAGGGTTAAAAGCAAATATGGCAATAGATGGAGAAGGATTTTTTAGAATAACCCTTCAAAACGGTACTCAAGGCTATGAGAGAGCAGGAGATTTTAATGTAGATTCAAATGGAGAATTGGTGGATCCAGATGGAAACAGGCTGGAGGTAAATCTTACAGAAGAAGGAACTAATTTGATGAGTTCAGGAGTTTTACTTAATAATGATAATTTTACAATAGATAAAAAGGGACAAATATATGTGAATATAGATGATAACAGTGTATTATATGGAAAGATAAATGTATATAATGCAGTAGGGCAGGATTCCATGGTATCCATTGGTGATAATCTATACTTGCCTGCAGAGAATGTTCAAATCACTGAAAATCAAGATGCAAATATACTTCAAGGGTATTTAGAACAATCCAATGTGGATTTGGGCAGGGAAATTACAGATATGATATTGGCTCAAAGAGCATTCTCCTTGGGAGCAAAAGGGCTTACCACTGCTGATGAGATGTGGGGACTTATAAATAATATGAAAAGATAA
- a CDS encoding flagellar basal-body rod protein FlgG → MIRSFYTAVSGMIVQEAKQDVITNNLANVNTVGFKQDDLKSTIFNEVLIQNYDKIVNGKNVRNVIGSMTLGSKIDSVNTGFTQGTIESTDISTDFAIEGRGFFTVRREDGNEFYTRDGHFHVNTQGILVDDSGNTVIGRDNQTGALGAINVGSGEITSDAYGNISIDGNERYKIYTVDFNDYNALTKVGDNLYTGENAREINTVVRQKSLEKSNVNLVNTMSDLITTMRAFETDQKVVQSIDGTLDKLINEAGKV, encoded by the coding sequence ATGATTAGAAGTTTTTATACAGCTGTGTCTGGTATGATAGTTCAAGAGGCAAAGCAGGATGTAATAACAAATAATTTAGCCAATGTAAATACTGTTGGATTTAAGCAGGATGATTTGAAAAGTACTATATTCAATGAAGTACTTATACAAAATTATGACAAAATAGTAAATGGAAAAAATGTAAGGAATGTAATAGGTTCTATGACCTTGGGAAGTAAGATAGATTCAGTAAATACAGGATTTACTCAAGGCACTATAGAATCTACTGACATATCTACAGACTTTGCCATTGAGGGAAGAGGATTTTTTACAGTTCGGAGAGAAGATGGAAATGAGTTTTATACCAGAGATGGACATTTTCATGTAAATACACAGGGAATACTGGTAGATGATTCTGGAAATACGGTTATAGGAAGAGATAATCAAACAGGAGCACTGGGTGCCATAAATGTGGGTAGTGGAGAGATAACTTCAGATGCCTATGGGAATATAAGTATAGATGGCAATGAAAGATATAAAATATATACAGTGGATTTTAATGACTATAATGCCTTAACTAAGGTTGGAGATAATTTATATACTGGAGAAAATGCAAGAGAAATAAATACAGTAGTGAGACAAAAATCACTGGAGAAGTCCAATGTAAACTTAGTAAATACAATGTCTGATTTAATAACCACTATGAGGGCTTTTGAGACGGATCAAAAGGTAGTTCAGTCGATAGATGGAACTTTGGATAAATTAATAAATGAAGCAGGGAAAGTATAG
- a CDS encoding FliA/WhiG family RNA polymerase sigma factor, with the protein MALANELNIKEELVKKYLPLVKYIASRVIIGKTRYIEYEDLVSYGTLGLMDAINKFDKDRGMKFSTYASIRIKGSMIDELRRNSPISKGAMDKLNRYNAAVEYLQRELGREPSSVEIADKLGISLKEMMEIENYINYISMVSLEDLIFSDEDNIPIMGTIEDTKSPSPEKSLEEKERLEYLAKALELLNEKDNLVLTLYYYEGLTLKEIGHILNVSESRVCQLHSRAMVHLRKAMVKLKYI; encoded by the coding sequence ATGGCTTTGGCAAATGAATTAAATATAAAAGAAGAATTAGTTAAAAAATATCTTCCTCTAGTGAAATATATTGCGTCTAGAGTCATAATAGGAAAGACTAGATATATTGAATATGAAGATTTGGTCAGCTATGGAACTTTAGGATTAATGGATGCAATAAATAAGTTCGATAAGGATAGGGGGATGAAATTTTCCACTTATGCTTCCATAAGAATAAAAGGTTCTATGATAGATGAATTAAGAAGAAATAGTCCTATTTCCAAAGGGGCTATGGACAAGCTTAATAGGTATAATGCAGCGGTGGAATATCTTCAGAGAGAGTTAGGTAGAGAGCCCAGTAGTGTTGAGATAGCTGATAAGCTGGGAATATCTTTAAAGGAAATGATGGAAATTGAAAATTATATAAATTATATATCTATGGTTTCTTTGGAGGATTTAATATTTTCAGATGAGGATAATATTCCTATTATGGGTACCATAGAAGATACTAAAAGTCCTAGTCCAGAAAAGAGTTTGGAGGAGAAAGAAAGATTAGAATATTTGGCCAAAGCTTTAGAACTTTTAAATGAAAAAGATAATTTAGTACTCACTTTGTATTATTATGAAGGGTTAACATTAAAAGAAATAGGTCATATTTTAAATGTATCTGAATCCAGGGTATGTCAACTTCACAGTAGGGCAATGGTACATTTAAGAAAAGCTATGGTGAAATTGAAATATATATGA
- a CDS encoding MinD/ParA family protein — MLDQAEQLRKLAEVDKRSKVGSEFNAKPRIMAIASGKGGVGKSNFVVNVSIALQKMGKKVLIFDGDMGMGNDDVLMGFLPKYNVYDVILGNKTIEDVIIRGPFGVKLLPGGTGILKIEGITKTQRDDFIKKLSSLNDVDYIVLDTGAGINRDVLGFITCCQEFIIITTPEPTSLTDAYSLVKAVNHFKLKDRAKVIVNRTTDVKEGEKTFTKFNSVVNKFLSIKLEYVGCISDDKNLIQAVRNQIPLLINYPNSEASKDINFIANKLAGVKNPEIKASIQSLFNKIFDIFS; from the coding sequence ATGCTAGATCAAGCTGAACAATTGAGAAAATTAGCTGAGGTGGATAAACGATCAAAAGTAGGCTCGGAGTTTAATGCAAAACCCAGAATAATGGCAATTGCTTCTGGTAAAGGAGGGGTTGGGAAAAGTAATTTTGTAGTAAATGTATCTATAGCTTTGCAAAAAATGGGCAAAAAGGTTTTAATATTTGATGGTGATATGGGTATGGGTAACGATGATGTACTTATGGGATTTTTACCTAAATATAATGTTTACGATGTAATTTTGGGGAATAAAACTATAGAAGATGTTATTATTAGAGGGCCTTTTGGAGTAAAGTTGCTTCCAGGAGGAACTGGAATTTTAAAGATTGAAGGTATAACAAAAACTCAACGGGATGATTTTATAAAAAAATTATCTTCTTTAAATGATGTGGATTATATAGTATTAGATACAGGAGCTGGCATAAATAGAGATGTATTGGGCTTTATAACCTGTTGTCAGGAATTTATTATAATTACTACACCGGAACCTACTTCCCTTACAGATGCTTATAGTCTGGTAAAAGCTGTGAATCATTTTAAATTAAAGGATAGGGCTAAGGTAATTGTAAATAGAACTACAGACGTTAAAGAAGGAGAAAAAACTTTCACCAAATTTAACAGTGTAGTAAATAAGTTTTTGAGTATTAAACTTGAATATGTAGGATGTATATCAGATGATAAAAATCTTATACAGGCTGTTAGAAATCAAATTCCACTTTTGATAAATTATCCAAATTCAGAAGCTTCAAAAGATATAAATTTTATAGCAAATAAATTGGCAGGAGTTAAAAATCCTGAAATAAAAGCTAGCATTCAGAGTTTATTTAATAAGATTTTCGATATTTTTTCATAA